A genome region from Geminicoccus roseus DSM 18922 includes the following:
- a CDS encoding PhoX family protein, whose product MADSTDGARKFRTSLLEDATGDGHNPTANPTMGEIIARRFARRAMLKGSLAVSAIAATVGPAALLAAEEAKAAGTSAFVFPEVEAGVDAEHHVAEGYDAQVLLRWGDPLFADAPEFDPANQSAEAQRRQFGYNNDYVGFIPMPDAEDPSAHGLLVVNHEYTNEHLMFPGIVTISGGEIEVAPADQKRVDIEMAAHGGTIAEIRKVDGKWQLVRDGQYNRRITADTPMLISGPAAGHDRMKTSADPEGRNVLGTLNNCAGGVTPWGTYVMAEENFHGYFGGELPAGHPEAANYERMGVPEGTYEWFKFYDRFDVSKEPNEPNRFGWVIEVDPFDPASTPKKRTALGRVKHEGAESIVAKGGQVVFYLGDDERFDYIYKFVTSGTYDPADRAANMDLLDEGTLYVARFDADGSMNWMPLVHGEGPLTAENGFASQADVLIETRRAADLLGATKMDRPEDVQPDGRTGKVYAMLTNNTKRTDEQVDAANPRADNAFGHIIEIAEADGDFAATTGSWEVLLKCGDPSVAEVGASFSTATTENGWFGMPDNCAVDSAGRLWVTTDGNSPDKTGRTDGVWAVDTEGDARATSKLFYRVPVGAEMCGPHFTPDDQTMFVAVQHPADGGDDWEEFGRPSYYEDLSTRWPDFDPAMPVRPSVVVITKQGGGKIAV is encoded by the coding sequence ATGGCCGACAGCACCGACGGCGCACGCAAGTTCCGTACTTCGCTCCTGGAAGACGCGACCGGGGATGGCCACAACCCTACCGCGAACCCGACCATGGGCGAGATCATCGCGCGCCGGTTCGCCCGGCGGGCGATGCTGAAGGGGTCGCTGGCGGTCTCGGCGATCGCCGCCACGGTCGGGCCGGCGGCGCTGCTGGCGGCCGAGGAGGCCAAGGCCGCCGGCACCTCCGCGTTCGTCTTCCCCGAGGTCGAGGCCGGCGTCGATGCCGAACACCACGTGGCCGAGGGCTATGACGCGCAGGTGCTGCTGCGCTGGGGCGACCCGCTGTTCGCCGACGCGCCCGAGTTCGACCCGGCCAACCAGTCGGCCGAGGCGCAGCGCCGGCAGTTCGGCTACAACAACGACTATGTCGGCTTCATCCCGATGCCGGACGCCGAGGATCCGAGCGCGCACGGGCTGCTGGTGGTCAATCACGAGTACACCAACGAGCACCTGATGTTCCCGGGCATCGTCACGATCTCCGGCGGCGAGATCGAGGTGGCGCCCGCCGACCAGAAGCGGGTCGACATCGAGATGGCCGCCCATGGCGGCACCATCGCCGAGATCCGCAAGGTCGACGGCAAGTGGCAGCTGGTCCGCGACGGCCAGTACAACCGCCGGATCACCGCCGACACGCCGATGCTGATCAGCGGCCCGGCCGCCGGCCACGACCGGATGAAGACCAGCGCCGACCCGGAAGGGCGCAACGTGCTGGGCACCCTCAACAACTGCGCCGGCGGGGTGACCCCCTGGGGCACCTACGTGATGGCCGAGGAGAACTTCCACGGCTATTTCGGCGGCGAGCTGCCGGCGGGCCATCCGGAGGCGGCGAACTACGAGCGCATGGGCGTGCCCGAGGGCACCTATGAGTGGTTCAAGTTCTACGACCGCTTCGACGTGTCCAAGGAGCCGAACGAGCCGAACCGGTTCGGCTGGGTGATCGAGGTCGATCCGTTCGACCCGGCCTCCACCCCCAAGAAGCGCACCGCGCTCGGCCGGGTGAAGCATGAGGGCGCCGAATCGATCGTCGCCAAGGGCGGTCAGGTGGTGTTCTACCTCGGCGACGACGAGCGGTTCGATTATATCTACAAGTTCGTCACCAGCGGGACGTACGACCCGGCCGACCGGGCCGCCAACATGGACCTGCTCGACGAGGGCACGCTGTACGTGGCGCGGTTCGATGCCGACGGCAGCATGAACTGGATGCCGCTGGTCCATGGAGAGGGTCCGCTCACGGCCGAGAACGGCTTCGCCAGCCAGGCGGACGTGCTGATCGAGACCCGGCGCGCCGCCGACCTCCTGGGCGCCACCAAGATGGACCGGCCGGAGGACGTCCAGCCGGACGGGCGCACCGGCAAGGTCTATGCGATGCTCACCAACAACACCAAGCGGACTGACGAGCAGGTCGACGCCGCCAACCCGCGCGCCGACAACGCGTTCGGCCACATCATCGAGATCGCCGAAGCCGATGGCGACTTCGCCGCGACGACGGGGAGCTGGGAAGTCCTCCTGAAGTGCGGCGATCCCTCCGTGGCCGAGGTCGGCGCCTCCTTCTCGACCGCCACCACGGAGAACGGCTGGTTCGGGATGCCCGACAACTGCGCGGTCGACTCGGCCGGGCGGCTGTGGGTCACCACCGACGGCAACTCCCCGGACAAGACCGGCCGGACCGACGGCGTCTGGGCGGTCGACACCGAGGGCGACGCCCGGGCGACCTCCAAGCTGTTCTACCGCGTCCCGGTGGGCGCGGAGATGTGCGGCCCGCATTTCACCCCGGACGACCAGACCATGTTCGTGGCGGTCCAGCACCCGGCGGACGGCGGCGACGACTGGGAGGAGTTCGGCCGCCCGTCCTACTACGAAGACCTGTCGACCCGCTGGCCGGACTTCGACCCGGCCATGCCGGTCCGCCCGTCGGTGGTGGTGATCACCAAGCAGGGCGGCGGCAAGATCGCGGTCTGA